TCGGTAAGACCGTGCTTTTGCGGGTGATGACCGGGCTTTTGGCACCAGATTCGGGCCGGGTAAGCTATGATGGGCTGGTAGTGCGTTATGGTGCTTTTTCAGACAATCGGGCAGTGCTGCGTCAGCTGGGGTTCGTGTTCCAGGGCGGAGCATTGTTTGATTCGATTGATGTCGCCGGTAACGTCGGTCTGCCGCTGAGTGAGCTTGACCGGCTCGGATCAGAGGAGCGTCGGGCGCGGGTGCAAGCAGTATTGGAACGCGTCGGCATGCTTGAGTGTGCGCAGCGGTGGCCGCGGGAGTTGTCCGGTGGCATGATCAGGCTGGTGGCGATTGCCCGGGCCCTGGTCAGAGACCCACGTTACCTTTTTCTTGATGAGCCGACTTCCGGACTCGATCCGGTGATGAAGGAGCGGATATGTCGTTTGATCGCCGGACTGCGGGATGAGGAGGGTAAGACCGAGGTGGTGGTGAGCCACGACCTTGAGGCAGTCAAGGCAGTGGCCGATGAGATTTTCATGCTGCGCGAGGCAAGGTTGGTACCGCTGGAGCGGGTAAGGAAAGAAGACTATCGGGTAGGATGTAGTCAGTGGCTTGTCGGTAACCGGCCATAGGAAAGGAAGTGAGTAGTGGGTAGTTGTTGTCGAGAGGTCAGGCGCCAGGCAGCCCGGTCAGGGGATGGGTGAGATGAGCCGGAGCGTGCGCGAGGTAGTTGTTGCCGGGTTCGTTGTTGCTTGCATCGGGTTGGGCGTTGTTGCTTTTTTCTGGTTTTCCGGCCGGCTGGAGAGCAGCCGCCGCCGGAGTGTGGCGGTGATGTTTGATGATGTGACCGGGTTGCGGGTCGGTGACCCGGTTGAGGTGATGGGTGTGCCCAGGGGCAAGGTGCTGGCACTTGAGTTGGCCGGTCAGAGAGTTAGGTGCGTGGTCGGGCTGGACCGGGATGTAGAGTTGACCGAGGATTCGAGGATCGCAATCCGGTCAGTGAGCTATCTGGGTTCAGACCGGTATCTCATGGTGACAATCGGTAAGGGGCCGGCCGCACCAGCCGACATGGTGTTTGAGGGCCACAATGAGGCGCTGAATCTGGAGGAGACTTTC
The genomic region above belongs to candidate division WOR-3 bacterium and contains:
- a CDS encoding ATP-binding cassette domain-containing protein gives rise to the protein MIRVEQVSKSFSGRLVLDRVSFEVPDRRVVVILGPSGIGKTVLLRVMTGLLAPDSGRVSYDGLVVRYGAFSDNRAVLRQLGFVFQGGALFDSIDVAGNVGLPLSELDRLGSEERRARVQAVLERVGMLECAQRWPRELSGGMIRLVAIARALVRDPRYLFLDEPTSGLDPVMKERICRLIAGLRDEEGKTEVVVSHDLEAVKAVADEIFMLREARLVPLERVRKEDYRVGCSQWLVGNRP
- a CDS encoding MlaD family protein, giving the protein MSRSVREVVVAGFVVACIGLGVVAFFWFSGRLESSRRRSVAVMFDDVTGLRVGDPVEVMGVPRGKVLALELAGQRVRCVVGLDRDVELTEDSRIAIRSVSYLGSDRYLMVTIGKGPAAPADMVFEGHNEALNLEETFLRLDRMLAGFDPSALGRGVEDRARELLSGIAAEVAQLGRRFDRFSTGFESTGRALERVAAGLDSLSGLLADSSSAGRLLKSDELYQEIRQTNEALQALIADMRQNPRRYFRITVF